A window from Mangifera indica cultivar Alphonso chromosome 2, CATAS_Mindica_2.1, whole genome shotgun sequence encodes these proteins:
- the LOC123206843 gene encoding SNF1-related protein kinase regulatory subunit beta-1 isoform X1, which translates to MGNANGKESEERVNASDPTVPRSNGELGVLLPPRDNPSPSPLLFTPQVPISLLHRVDGIPFSNQMWQTESHVSGIPPEQGIPTIIAWNYGGNEVAVTGSWDRWTSRKMLQRSGKDHTVLLVLPSGIYHYKFIVDGEWRYIPELPFEADEAGVCNVLDVNNNVPEILDSITAFEGPPSPDSGYGQTMLSEEDFAKEPVAVPVQLPIHFDMHKSEEASSCSKKTRHVVLNHMIMDTSYAAQSVVALGVTNRFESKYVTMFLYKPLKLAV; encoded by the exons atggGAAATGCAAATGGAAAAGAGTCAGAAGAGAGAGTTAATGCAAGTGATCCAACAGTCCCAAGATCCAACGGTGAATTGGGTGTCCTTCTTCCTCCTCGTGATAACCCTTCCCCATCTCCGCTCTTGTTCACTCCTCAG GTTCCTATATCTCTCTTGCATAGGGTTGATGGCATTCCCTTTTCCAATCAAATGTGGCAAACAGAATCTCATGTATCTGGTATTCCTCCAGAGCAAGGAATCCCCACTATCATAGCATGGAATTATGGTGGTAATGAAGTGGCTGTTACAGGATCTTGGGACAGGTGGACATCAAG GAAGATGCTGCAGAGATCTGGTAAGGATCACACGGTTCTTTTAGTCCTTCCATCTGGCATATACCATTACAAGTTCATTGTGGATGGTGAGTGGAGATATATTCCAGAACTGCCATTTGAAGCTGATGAAGCTGGTGTTTGTAATGTTCTTGATGTTAAT AATAATGTGCCAGAAATCCTTGATAGCATAACCGCATTTGAGGGTCCGCCTTCGCCAGACTCAGGTTATGGTCAAACAATGCTCTCGGAGGAAGATTTTGCGAAGGAGCCTGTAGCGGTTCCAGTTCAGCTGCCTATACATTTTGATATGCACAAGTCGGAAGAAGCATCATCTTGCTCGAAAAAGACACGACATGTTGTGCTTAACCATATGATCATGGACACCTCATACGCAGCACAGTCAGTGGTTGCGCTCGGAGTAACCAACAGGTTTGAATCTAAATATGTGACTATGTTTCTTTATAAGCCACTCAAGTTGGCAGTCTAA
- the LOC123206843 gene encoding SNF1-related protein kinase regulatory subunit beta-1 isoform X2 encodes MISTLAFRWVPNVPISLLHRVDGIPFSNQMWQTESHVSGIPPEQGIPTIIAWNYGGNEVAVTGSWDRWTSRKMLQRSGKDHTVLLVLPSGIYHYKFIVDGEWRYIPELPFEADEAGVCNVLDVNNNVPEILDSITAFEGPPSPDSGYGQTMLSEEDFAKEPVAVPVQLPIHFDMHKSEEASSCSKKTRHVVLNHMIMDTSYAAQSVVALGVTNRFESKYVTMFLYKPLKLAV; translated from the exons atgattTCAACTTTGGCTTTTAGATGGGTTCCAAAT GTTCCTATATCTCTCTTGCATAGGGTTGATGGCATTCCCTTTTCCAATCAAATGTGGCAAACAGAATCTCATGTATCTGGTATTCCTCCAGAGCAAGGAATCCCCACTATCATAGCATGGAATTATGGTGGTAATGAAGTGGCTGTTACAGGATCTTGGGACAGGTGGACATCAAG GAAGATGCTGCAGAGATCTGGTAAGGATCACACGGTTCTTTTAGTCCTTCCATCTGGCATATACCATTACAAGTTCATTGTGGATGGTGAGTGGAGATATATTCCAGAACTGCCATTTGAAGCTGATGAAGCTGGTGTTTGTAATGTTCTTGATGTTAAT AATAATGTGCCAGAAATCCTTGATAGCATAACCGCATTTGAGGGTCCGCCTTCGCCAGACTCAGGTTATGGTCAAACAATGCTCTCGGAGGAAGATTTTGCGAAGGAGCCTGTAGCGGTTCCAGTTCAGCTGCCTATACATTTTGATATGCACAAGTCGGAAGAAGCATCATCTTGCTCGAAAAAGACACGACATGTTGTGCTTAACCATATGATCATGGACACCTCATACGCAGCACAGTCAGTGGTTGCGCTCGGAGTAACCAACAGGTTTGAATCTAAATATGTGACTATGTTTCTTTATAAGCCACTCAAGTTGGCAGTCTAA
- the LOC123206857 gene encoding calmodulin-7, with protein MADQLTDDQISEFKEAFSLFDKDGDGCITTKELGTVMRSLGQNPTEAELQDMINEVDADGNGTIDFPEFLNLMARKMKDTDSEEELKEAFRVFDKDQNGFISAAELRHVMTNLGEKLTDEEVDEMIREADVDGDGQINYEEFVKVMMAK; from the exons ATGGCGGATCAGCTCACCGATGATCAGATCTCCGAATTCAAGGAAGCTTTCAGCCTCTTTGACAAAGATGGCGATG GTTGTATCACTACCAAGGAGCTTGGAACTGTGATGAGATCTCTTGGGCAGAATCCAACTGAAGCAGAACTTCAAGACATGATTAATGAAGTTGATGCTGATGGAAATGGGACAATTGATTTCCCAGAGTTCCTCAACTTGATGGCACGCAAGATGAAGGACACAGATTCTGAGGAAGAGCTTAAAGAGGCTTTCCGGGTTTTTGACAAAGATCAGAATGGATTCATTTCTGCTGCTGAGCTCCGTCATGTGATGACAAATCTTGGCGAGAAGCTGACTGATGAGGAAGTCGACGAGATGATTCGTGAGGCTGATGTGGATGGTGATGGTCAGATCAACTATGAGGAGTTTGTCAAAGTCATGATGGCCAAGTGA